From Sediminibacterium sp. TEGAF015, a single genomic window includes:
- a CDS encoding MBL fold metallo-hydrolase, which produces MNLQIASLNSGSNGNCYYIGNKEDAILIDVGLSLRETEIRMKQLDLSLQKVRAIFISHEHTDHIRGLSTVANKYKIPIYITLETAKGGPKLIRHLSKTFIANQPIYVGQQNTTDNQMMVTPFRKEHDAADPHSFVVSYQGIHIGVITDIGVACNRVSHYFQQCHAAFLESNYDEEMLRKGRYSQPLRDRISNGLGHISNKQALDLFRNYRPRNMSHLLLSHLSKENNHPELALQTFLPHANETEVLIASRYGPSPVITINPEVRYSLEHLKAIVPKLKATQGSLFD; this is translated from the coding sequence ATGAATCTACAAATCGCTTCACTGAATTCCGGCTCTAATGGCAATTGTTACTATATAGGCAACAAAGAAGATGCAATATTGATAGACGTTGGCCTCTCGCTTAGAGAAACAGAAATCAGAATGAAACAACTGGATTTATCCTTACAAAAAGTAAGAGCCATTTTTATTTCTCACGAGCATACTGACCATATTAGAGGTCTTTCTACGGTTGCCAATAAATATAAAATCCCCATTTACATCACTCTGGAAACGGCAAAAGGCGGGCCTAAACTGATTCGACATTTATCTAAAACTTTTATAGCAAATCAGCCCATTTATGTGGGCCAGCAAAATACTACAGACAACCAAATGATGGTCACTCCTTTTCGCAAGGAACATGATGCGGCCGATCCACATAGTTTTGTAGTAAGTTATCAGGGTATACATATTGGCGTCATTACCGATATTGGTGTTGCTTGTAACAGGGTCTCACATTATTTTCAACAATGCCATGCTGCTTTTCTAGAATCTAATTATGATGAAGAAATGCTACGTAAAGGTCGCTATTCACAGCCCTTAAGAGATAGAATCTCCAATGGTCTTGGACATATCTCCAATAAACAAGCATTGGATTTGTTCCGCAATTATAGACCCAGAAACATGAGCCATTTACTGCTCTCGCATTTGTCAAAAGAGAACAATCATCCAGAGTTGGCTTTACAAACTTTCCTTCCACATGCAAATGAAACAGAAGTGTTAATTGCATCCAGATATGGTCCTAGTCCTGTCATTACCATCAATCCAGAAGTTAGATATTCGCTTGAACATTTAAAAGCCATCGTACCTAAACTAAAAGCAACACAGGGCAGCTTGTTTGATTAG
- a CDS encoding ChaN family lipoprotein, with protein MKKFLLPIFFFSITIQLFAQEKSPYTLFDANGKKVSYAKMIRQLKDKDIVLFGEYHNNAIAHWLQLSVTKDLHSERQMVLGAEMFEADNQEPLNQYLAGKLSAKGLDSNARLWKNYPTDYAPLVNYAKANAIPFIATNIPRKYAALVNKGGFTKLDSLSEEEKKWIAPLPMPYDANLPGYVNMMKMMGVHATENMPKAQASKDATMAHFILQNLRPGGMFLHYNGAYHSDNYDGINWYLKQQKPDLKIGTISTVSQANIKSLLAENKGKADFIICVDTDMTNTY; from the coding sequence ATGAAAAAGTTCCTTTTACCCATTTTCTTTTTTTCTATAACTATACAGCTTTTTGCACAAGAAAAAAGTCCATATACTTTATTTGATGCGAATGGGAAAAAAGTGTCTTATGCAAAAATGATTCGCCAATTAAAAGATAAGGACATTGTATTATTCGGTGAATACCACAACAATGCCATTGCGCATTGGCTTCAACTGTCTGTAACCAAAGACTTACATAGTGAAAGACAAATGGTACTGGGCGCTGAAATGTTTGAGGCAGATAACCAAGAACCTCTAAATCAATACTTGGCTGGCAAACTCAGTGCAAAAGGGTTAGACTCCAATGCCAGGCTCTGGAAAAATTATCCTACCGACTATGCGCCATTGGTGAACTATGCAAAAGCGAATGCTATTCCCTTTATAGCTACGAATATTCCTAGAAAATATGCAGCACTGGTAAACAAGGGCGGATTCACAAAATTGGACAGTCTTTCAGAAGAAGAAAAAAAATGGATAGCACCTTTACCTATGCCCTATGATGCTAACTTACCCGGTTATGTAAACATGATGAAAATGATGGGAGTGCATGCAACAGAAAATATGCCCAAAGCGCAAGCCAGTAAAGATGCAACTATGGCCCATTTCATTCTGCAAAACCTCAGACCTGGTGGAATGTTTTTACATTACAACGGCGCCTATCATTCAGATAATTATGATGGCATCAATTGGTATCTGAAACAACAAAAACCTGATCTTAAAATCGGCACTATCTCTACGGTAAGTCAGGCCAATATAAAAAGTCTGCTTGCCGAGAACAAAGGCAAAGCAGACTTTATTATTTGTGTAGATACAGATATGACCAATACTTACTAA
- a CDS encoding aminotransferase class V-fold PLP-dependent enzyme translates to MITEQLRNEFLVRKDLTFLNFGSFGACPKPIFDRYQQYQLELEQEPVLFIVKTGLEYLQQSREALAAFVNCHADDLVYLVNPSHAVNLVAKNFPLKAGDEVVTTNLEYGACDRTWEYYCAQAGAHYKRQPISLPLTTKETFVEEFFKGITNRTRLIFISHITSSTGLRFPIEAICAKAKEMGIPTFIDGAHGPAQAPVNLKELGADMYTGACHKWMMTPKGSTFLYVSKAFQRLLDPLVISWGFNSTTPSHSSFLDYHQTQGTRDFSAFLCIPKAIEFMQQHNWHNVALECRQMVHSNAERFCDLVNSKPLAPVNKDFILQLFSIPIRTQEPTALKNVLFNEYKIEIPVMPHGDEVYLRYSIQAFNTQADLDTLYNAVEDIIKTTDLISVN, encoded by the coding sequence ATGATCACTGAACAACTTCGCAATGAGTTTCTGGTTCGAAAAGACCTGACTTTTTTAAACTTCGGATCCTTTGGCGCTTGCCCTAAGCCCATTTTTGACCGTTATCAGCAATACCAGCTAGAACTAGAACAGGAACCTGTATTGTTTATTGTAAAAACAGGACTGGAATATCTGCAACAGTCGAGAGAAGCGCTGGCCGCATTTGTAAATTGCCATGCAGATGATCTGGTTTATCTGGTTAATCCTTCTCATGCCGTTAACCTTGTGGCAAAAAATTTCCCCTTAAAAGCAGGTGATGAAGTGGTAACGACCAATCTGGAATATGGTGCCTGCGACAGAACCTGGGAATACTATTGTGCGCAAGCAGGAGCCCATTATAAACGACAGCCTATCTCTTTACCCTTAACCACGAAAGAAACTTTTGTAGAAGAATTTTTTAAGGGCATAACCAATAGAACCCGTCTGATTTTTATTAGTCATATCACTAGTTCAACTGGTCTAAGATTCCCCATTGAAGCCATTTGTGCCAAAGCAAAAGAAATGGGCATTCCTACTTTTATTGACGGGGCACATGGACCTGCTCAGGCACCGGTAAACCTGAAGGAATTGGGTGCAGATATGTATACAGGAGCTTGTCATAAATGGATGATGACACCAAAAGGCAGTACGTTCCTGTATGTAAGCAAAGCCTTTCAACGGTTATTGGATCCATTGGTAATCAGCTGGGGATTCAATAGCACTACCCCCTCTCATTCCTCCTTTTTAGATTATCATCAGACGCAAGGTACCAGAGATTTCTCTGCTTTTCTTTGCATTCCCAAAGCCATTGAATTTATGCAGCAGCACAATTGGCACAATGTAGCATTGGAATGCAGACAAATGGTTCATTCCAATGCTGAGCGATTTTGTGATTTGGTCAATAGCAAACCACTTGCACCGGTAAACAAAGATTTTATTCTTCAATTATTCAGTATCCCCATTCGCACCCAGGAACCAACGGCTTTAAAAAATGTATTGTTCAATGAATACAAAATTGAAATACCTGTAATGCCGCATGGAGATGAAGTTTACTTGAGATATTCTATTCAGGCATTCAATACACAGGCCGATTTGGACACTTTATACAATGCAGTGGAAGACATTATTAAAACCACCGATTTAATTAGCGTAAATTAA
- a CDS encoding exo-beta-N-acetylmuramidase NamZ family protein, whose amino-acid sequence MKKYFGLLMGFGLLGSAFIADKNGGNKADAGNFMPDGQSRVTTTYKNQPIKTGADQTDKYISYLKGKRVALLANPTTIVGDKHFVDSMLKRGVNIVKVFGPEHGFRGNASAGIKVADEVDPATGVKVVSLYGPKRKPSKEDMADVDLMIFDIQDVGCRFYTYINVLSHIMEACAENGKELLILDRPNPNGYLVDGPILDMKFKSGIGMFPIPIAHGMTIAEFAQMINGEGWLPNKMQAKLKIIKVANYAHDMDYVLPVKPSPNLNTQQSIMLYPTTCLFEGTVLNHGRGTQYPFTIFGSPLYKGIYDFSFTPVSIKGMAETPLHMDKVCYGIDLRKVDIAELKKKNRIQIQWMIDLYNKFPEKDKFFDRSQSNQIGDINKLIGNDVFRKQVAEGKSVEEIYASWEPGLSEYKTMRKKYLLYP is encoded by the coding sequence ATGAAAAAATATTTTGGGTTACTGATGGGATTTGGCTTGCTGGGCTCTGCTTTTATTGCGGATAAAAATGGAGGCAATAAAGCGGATGCTGGCAATTTCATGCCTGACGGTCAATCGCGTGTAACTACTACTTATAAAAATCAGCCGATTAAAACAGGTGCTGATCAAACTGATAAGTATATTAGTTATTTAAAAGGAAAGAGGGTAGCACTATTGGCAAACCCAACTACCATTGTCGGAGATAAGCATTTTGTTGATAGCATGCTGAAGCGCGGGGTTAATATTGTAAAAGTATTTGGTCCCGAGCATGGATTCAGAGGCAATGCCAGTGCAGGAATTAAAGTTGCCGATGAAGTAGACCCTGCTACCGGAGTAAAAGTGGTATCACTATATGGCCCAAAACGCAAGCCTTCCAAAGAAGACATGGCCGATGTAGATCTAATGATTTTTGATATTCAGGATGTAGGATGTCGTTTTTACACTTATATCAATGTTCTCAGCCATATCATGGAAGCCTGTGCAGAAAATGGAAAAGAGCTGCTGATATTAGACAGACCCAATCCCAACGGATACCTGGTAGATGGTCCTATTCTGGATATGAAATTTAAATCGGGTATTGGTATGTTCCCTATTCCTATAGCACACGGAATGACCATCGCAGAATTTGCGCAGATGATTAATGGTGAGGGATGGTTACCCAATAAGATGCAGGCCAAGCTAAAAATTATTAAAGTGGCCAACTATGCACACGATATGGATTATGTATTGCCGGTAAAGCCTTCTCCCAATTTGAATACGCAGCAAAGCATCATGCTGTATCCAACAACTTGTTTGTTTGAGGGAACAGTATTGAATCATGGAAGAGGAACTCAGTATCCATTTACCATTTTTGGTAGTCCGTTGTATAAGGGAATTTATGATTTCTCATTCACTCCTGTTTCCATTAAAGGAATGGCAGAGACGCCGCTGCACATGGATAAAGTATGTTATGGCATTGATTTGCGTAAGGTAGATATTGCTGAATTAAAAAAGAAGAACAGGATCCAGATTCAGTGGATGATTGATTTGTACAACAAGTTCCCTGAAAAGGATAAATTCTTTGATCGATCTCAGAGCAATCAAATTGGGGATATCAATAAATTGATTGGAAACGATGTATTCAGAAAACAGGTAGCCGAGGGCAAATCTGTTGAAGAAATTTATGCTAGCTGGGAGCCTGGTTTGTCTGAATATAAAACCATGCGTAAGAAATATCTTTTATACCCTTAG
- a CDS encoding VF530 family protein has translation MSENFVSKDPLHGKTLEWILNYLVQHFGWEDLARLIQINCFKNNPSIKSSLTFLRKTPWARKKVEDLYISTL, from the coding sequence ATGTCTGAAAACTTTGTTTCCAAAGATCCACTCCATGGTAAAACCCTGGAGTGGATCTTGAATTATCTCGTGCAACATTTTGGCTGGGAGGATCTTGCTCGCCTCATTCAAATCAATTGTTTTAAAAACAATCCCAGTATTAAATCTTCACTTACTTTTTTGCGTAAGACTCCTTGGGCTCGCAAAAAAGTAGAAGATCTTTACATCAGTACCCTTTAA